A region of Armatimonadia bacterium DNA encodes the following proteins:
- a CDS encoding sigma-70 family RNA polymerase sigma factor has product MNLFGRVEPASRVRRLKQRERSAWDRLVTEQNRRVYNLHLRATADPEAAADLTQETFVAAYESIDRFEERSTVETWLYGVALNCQRDWRRRQGRQEVVGEIEDDLPAADPTVEELALLRQRADVICEAVGRLPEPYRRTVALRYFAGVSAVEIAEAEGVEAGTIRWRLYKAIKKLWVMLQPSLGKEAQEDGTGEEGQLRVAP; this is encoded by the coding sequence ATGAACCTCTTCGGAAGGGTGGAACCGGCAAGTCGGGTGCGGCGGCTCAAGCAGCGCGAGCGATCCGCCTGGGACCGCCTTGTCACTGAGCAGAACCGACGAGTGTATAACCTGCACCTTCGGGCAACCGCCGATCCAGAAGCAGCCGCCGACCTCACGCAGGAGACCTTCGTGGCCGCCTACGAGAGCATAGATCGCTTCGAGGAACGGTCAACGGTCGAGACGTGGCTGTATGGTGTGGCTCTGAACTGCCAGCGAGACTGGCGACGCCGGCAGGGACGACAGGAAGTGGTCGGCGAGATTGAGGACGATCTCCCTGCAGCCGACCCGACGGTGGAGGAGTTGGCCTTGCTGCGTCAGAGGGCGGATGTGATCTGCGAGGCAGTGGGTCGGCTCCCAGAGCCCTACCGTCGCACGGTTGCGCTCCGGTACTTCGCCGGAGTGTCTGCGGTGGAGATCGCCGAGGCGGAAGGTGTGGAGGCGGGTACGATTCGGTGGCGGCTGTACAAGGCCATCAAGAAGCTGTGGGTCATGCTTCAGCCGTCCCTGGGAAAGGAGGCGCAGGAGGATGGAACAGGAGAAGAGGGACAACTCAGAGTCGCCCCTTGA
- a CDS encoding DUF4349 domain-containing protein, translated as MEQEKRDNSESPLDEVMENLPTENPPADLAQRCVRALRDAEKRTAPSTWGHQLSRYASVAAGLLLVVVVSGVGMSMLTQTGVFAKAGLKAGTHAGMDAAEAPEAPSPAVKKPLSPVSRAWGTAAGPAGVPPVSGRRADGVVLSEEGYQEEGVPARPWRDTSGERQQMISRQMWIETEKVEDAFDRARALIQKAGGFIANESLTVQDSGRSEGHLTARVPVDQIDGVVAQLRELGHVVQLKGQTEDRTEEYYNRGAGIRDLGASEDELVAKYEKETDPAKRRELYQQILDLRQNNQAQKGRLEGLSRDTHLAVLDLTITETAGPGAFLQRVLENSGRAFGWILATAIFWVPVVLLLWWLRRRKPI; from the coding sequence ATGGAACAGGAGAAGAGGGACAACTCAGAGTCGCCCCTTGACGAGGTAATGGAGAACCTCCCAACGGAGAATCCACCGGCGGATCTTGCGCAGCGGTGCGTCCGTGCCCTGCGTGACGCCGAGAAGCGAACAGCGCCAAGCACCTGGGGTCACCAGCTCTCCCGCTATGCAAGCGTCGCCGCCGGGCTGCTGTTGGTGGTCGTGGTCTCGGGCGTGGGGATGAGCATGCTGACCCAGACGGGGGTATTCGCGAAGGCGGGTCTCAAAGCCGGTACCCACGCGGGCATGGATGCGGCCGAAGCACCTGAGGCGCCGTCGCCTGCAGTGAAAAAGCCCCTGAGTCCGGTCTCGCGGGCGTGGGGCACTGCAGCGGGCCCGGCCGGCGTACCGCCGGTGAGTGGGCGCCGGGCCGATGGTGTGGTCCTGTCCGAGGAAGGATACCAAGAAGAAGGGGTGCCTGCACGGCCCTGGCGCGATACCTCAGGTGAGCGTCAGCAGATGATCAGTCGACAGATGTGGATCGAGACCGAGAAGGTCGAGGATGCCTTCGACCGGGCACGGGCCCTGATCCAGAAGGCCGGCGGGTTCATCGCGAATGAGAGCCTCACTGTGCAAGACTCCGGGCGTAGCGAGGGACACCTGACGGCCAGGGTGCCGGTAGACCAGATCGACGGTGTGGTGGCGCAGTTGCGGGAGCTCGGTCACGTGGTGCAACTGAAGGGCCAGACCGAGGACCGAACTGAGGAGTACTACAACCGAGGCGCGGGGATCCGGGATCTAGGCGCCAGCGAGGACGAGCTCGTTGCGAAGTACGAGAAGGAGACCGATCCCGCGAAGCGACGGGAGCTGTATCAGCAGATCCTGGACCTGCGCCAGAACAACCAGGCCCAGAAGGGACGGCTGGAGGGACTGAGCAGGGACACTCACCTTGCGGTCCTCGACCTCACGATCACGGAGACCGCCGGGCCGGGTGCCTTCCTGCAGCGTGTGCTCGAGAACTCCGGACGCGCCTTCGGCTGGATCCTGGCGACGGCGATCTTCTGGGTGCCGGTGGTGCTGCTACTGTGGTGGCTCCGCAGGCGTAAGCCGATCTAG